AGCTTCGTCCGATTTCTGGTCAGTATTGTTAACGGCTACGTAATCGTAATTAATAACACCCTGTTTGATCATTATTTCAACTTCATACACCTTCAAATCCGGGTTATAAGTCATTTTATTCCGCTCGTTCAGCTGCCACAGATTGAAAGCTCCGTTGGCATAGTAGGTGAGGCCGGGATCTTCTTCGGTTTTCAAAGTAAAAAGTACCGGTGTGTAGTCGGCCTCAATACTTCCCCTGCCAGACTCCCGGTGATCTATCACATACTGACCGTTAAAATCATCAATCTGCAAATAGCCATTATCAGCCCTGAATTTATCCGGGAAAAGCAGGAGGCGTGTGAAATCCTGGGTTTTTTCCAGTGCCTGAATACCATACCCCCTTGCAGCGGTGGTCCGGCTATCGAAATACCGGAATTCGTTTCCTCCGGGAAATGTGTTTTCGAGGTCAAAGAAATTATATTCAAGCAACTGGTCAAAAGGTCGTACGTTGGTGGGCTTGAAACCTGTACGGATCTGATCCCATCTGAAATTTTTTCTCATCACCACTTTCAGATCTGACTGCGGAGCGTTCAGGGGCAAACCTTTGTAATCAATCTTGAAATCGATCTGCTGGTCGGAGAACTGCTGTTGAATGCCCTGCGAAAAACGCGCTTGTGCAGTGATATTTACTTTGGTATCATAAAGCATGAACCGACGGCTTAAAACTGGTTTTCTGTCATCGTCATAAATAACCACCAGGTAATTTCCTGAAAGCTTCAACCTCGGTATTTCAAAGCTGTAGTGCACATAGGGTACCTTGGTGCTGAAAGACTGGGTCCTGTCGATCAGCGGGTAATCATTAAATTCAAAGGTGAACTCTATATCATTAAGATTGGATTTCTTCCAATCGGCGTTACAGTGGAAAATCTTGGCACGGTACCCGACAGATCTGCCCGACAGATCATCAAATTCCAGGACAAGAGGTACCTGGCTCAGCAGAGGAATGACAGGAGGGCTCAAAAGTCTTTTGGGGTTTTCAGGGTCATTTATGGCCGGATAAAGCAGTACAGTCGCTATGTTGGGATTATAAATATGATCTTCAAACAACACCGGTGCTTGCTGGGCACGTGATGAAGTGTAACAAAAAACGATCAGGATGATCAGAACGCTTCGC
This portion of the Dyadobacter sp. CECT 9275 genome encodes:
- a CDS encoding type IX secretion system plug protein, with the translated sequence MRSVLIILIVFCYTSSRAQQAPVLFEDHIYNPNIATVLLYPAINDPENPKRLLSPPVIPLLSQVPLVLEFDDLSGRSVGYRAKIFHCNADWKKSNLNDIEFTFEFNDYPLIDRTQSFSTKVPYVHYSFEIPRLKLSGNYLVVIYDDDRKPVLSRRFMLYDTKVNITAQARFSQGIQQQFSDQQIDFKIDYKGLPLNAPQSDLKVVMRKNFRWDQIRTGFKPTNVRPFDQLLEYNFFDLENTFPGGNEFRYFDSRTTAARGYGIQALEKTQDFTRLLLFPDKFRADNGYLQIDDFNGQYVIDHRESGRGSIEADYTPVLFTLKTEEDPGLTYYANGAFNLWQLNERNKMTYNPDLKVYEVEIMIKQGVINYDYVAVNNTDQKSDEAYVEGNYATTENDFDILVYYRPPAGRSDLLIGYRTVEWNRRR